Within the Telopea speciosissima isolate NSW1024214 ecotype Mountain lineage chromosome 4, Tspe_v1, whole genome shotgun sequence genome, the region TATTATCGAAATCCATCCAATAAATGGACACGAATATGTAAAAACGTCAACGGTTTGGCTTTTCAGTAAGGACAAAGTCGCTATTGGATCAGTTTATCGGTTGGACTCTTTTAAGAATTAGTACATTCGAACTCAAGAGCATGGTTGCATGCCGGATCTTCCGACGAATTGTAAGGCGGTTGAGAGTTAAATCTTGCATTCGTATATTGAAATCCACTGGAGTAATCTGACCAGGAATCTCTTCCCTGTCTCTCTCCGGCCAATATGAATTTTTTGTCGAAATCCTTTCCATTTCGGTTTATCTCGCTTTTGAGATCGCGTCGATGTTTGCTCCAGAGATATCAGCTTCTGCATATTTCGGAGAACGGCAAGGGAGAGTCTTTGAAATCAAAAGAGGGTCTCGAGCAATGCTCCGCTAATTATGTTCCTCTGTCTCCGATCAGTTTCTTGGAACGAGCCGCTCGGGTTTACAGAGATAGAACCTCTGTTGTTTATGGTACTGTCAAATATACGTGGGGAGAAACTCTAGAACGATGCCTTCGACTTGCTTCTGCTCTCATCCAGAAGGGAATTTCCCGCGGCGATATCGTAAGTTCTTGAGAGATTCATTAATTTCGGATGCAATTCACTTACGTGATAATCATTAATTTCTGATGCGATTCAAATATTCACTTCTTGTTTAATTTGCCTTCgaaatattctccctttttcCCCCTTGTGTCTTTTGCTTTCTGATGGGTTTTACTGTTGAAGTGGATTCTAATGATTCAATTCTTCACTGGAATGGGAAACGAAATAGCTTCTTGGACCTTAGGATTCAAATCCTTTGCTTAGGCCTAATAAGTTAATTAAAGAAGAACAGATAAGATATCATATAAAATTACTGATTTGGCTATATTAATCTGAAACAtaactttatcttcttcttcttctttgccttttattcttcttgtgGATCATATCCAAATATCATAGTTAACTCCTTGCAAGGCTGATTTTGCAGTATTCACTTTGTCTACTAATTCATAATGATAATGAAAGACTTTACATCTCTGGAAGGATTTCAGTTTTAAGTGATAAAAGATTTCCTTCATATGTTGTCCCTTTTATCTTCGTTTTCTTATGCCCAGTTTTGATATTGTAGAATAAAAGGAGCTTTTGTAGGATACCGTTGTAGTGCTGTGAAGTGTGCCAAAGTGAAAGgcataataatatatatagctACTCTGTATCGGGAGACCTCAATGATCATAGCCAGGGCTTCCTcaaagacccaaaaaaaaaaaaaaaaaaaaaaaggcatacccagtgcacaaggttcCCACGTTTACCAGAGTTTGGGGAAGGTCAaatatacgcagccttacccctgtttccagagaggctgtttccaggacttgaacccgtgaccaagcgtttagcaagtgagcacttgaccaacgcgccaagCACGACCTCCTCAAAGACAATCATGCAAAATTCTATGAGAATCTTTAGCTTGGTTTATAACAAGGTTTCTAGCATATGCAACTCTAATTTCCCTTCCAAAGTGCATTGGTTAAGCAAGTCCTTGAATGTGCTTGCTGAAATGTTTCCTCTCCTCCCCCcatcccccaccccccttttGGTCTTTCAAAAAAATTGCATCACAGTTTTCAGTACATAAATATTAGCACCGGAATAGTTTTATCAGAAATTCCTTGTTTCACTTTGTTTTTATGCCACAGATCTTCTTGcaatctctgtctctctcttattactTTATGAATTATCTGTGCAGGTTGCTGTACTAGCCTCAAACATCCCAGCGATGTACGAGCTGCATTTTGGTGTCCCAATGGCAGGGGCAGTTCTTTGTACACTCAACACAAGGCATGACTCAGCTACAATATCGGCCCTACTAAGACATTCTGAGGCTAAGATTATTTTTGTAGACTACCAGTTTCTCGAAGTTGCTCATGTAGCACTTGATCTTCTCTCCAAAACAACAGCAAAGCAACCCCTCTTGGTCCTTATTCTTGATTCTCAAGGTGTCACTTCTGAGGACTTGGAATATGAAGGTCTCCTTGCTAGTGGCCAACCCGAATTTGATATCATACGACCAAACAATGAGTGGGATCCAATTACATTAAATTATACATCAGGTACTACATCAAGCCCCAAAGGAGTTGTTTACAACCACAGGGGCACCTACCTCAATACGCTTTCAACAGTACTTCTTCATGGTATGGGCATGATGCCCATTTACCTATGGACTGTGCCTATGTTCCATTGCAATGGATGGTGCCTCACTTGGGGCTTAGCAGCACAAGGTGGCACTAACATATGCCTCAGAAAAGTCTCTGCTCAGGGCATATTTGACAGCATTTCTGTTCACAAGGTGACACACATGGGTGGTGCACCTACTGTCTTGAACATGATTGTGAACGCCCCAGTCAATCAACGGAGGCCACTTCCGCACAAGGTGGAAGTAATGACTGGTGGTTCAGCACCACCTCCACAGGTCCTATCCAATATGGAAGAACTTGGTTTCAATGTATCTCACTTGTATGGCCTGACAGAAACTTATGGACCAGCTACTCTATGTACATGGAAACCTGAGTGGGATTCTTTACCCCTACATGAGCGGGCAAAGATCAAATCCCGCCAAGGACTGCACCATCTTGGGATGGAGGAGGTTGACATAAGAGAGCCAGTCACCATGAAGAGTGTGCCTCCTGATGGAAAAACTATGGGGGAAGTGATGTTCAGAGGTAACACTGTGATGAGTGGGTACTATAAAGATCCAAGAGCCACACAAGAAGCTTTTAATGGTGGATGGTTTAGAACAGGAGACCTTGGCGTGAAACATGCTGATGGTTACATAGAAGTGAAGGACAGGTCTAAAGACATCATCATTTCTGGTGGAGAGAATATAAGCACCATTGAGGTTGAATCAGTACTATTTAGTCATCCAGCAGTGCTAGAAGCTGCAGTAGTTGGACGCCCTGATGATCATTGGGGGGAGACACCTTGTGCCTTTGTGAAGTTGAAGGATGGAACTAATGTGAATGCCGAAGAGATTATCCACTTTTGCCGGGAACGGTTGCCAGCTTTCATGGCTCCGCGAACTGTTGTATTTGAAGATCTGCCAAAAACAGCAACTGGAAAGACACAAAAGTATGTTCTTCGGCAGAAAGCGAAAGCCATGGGAAGCCTTTTTAGAAGGAAAGAATAACAACAAATTTAAACCACAACATGCCTTAAGAAGTGAAAGTGTAAGCAATTTCATTGGTAAAgtgaaatgacaagaaaaaTACTGAAGGCACTTTCCAATTGGGATCAGGACTCAAGACCATCAGGTTTGAAGAAAATTTGATGTAAAGTGATAAGAAAAACATGTTAGTCTCCAACTAAGTGTATTTCAGCAGAAAATGGAGAGTAGTCACTTGAGTAATGtagaatatttttttggttttgcttCAGATTTGGCTAAACGCACTCACGTCCATTTACTTCATTTCATTCTATTTTCCAATGAAAATAAATTCACTTCACTCCTAATCAACCGCTGAGAAATGCTATATGGGACCCTGTGATTTCTTATTGCCTCTTCACTGTGTAAGGCTTTAAGCTAGTTTTTAATGGTGATTGTCTAAAAGGAAACTCCATAGTGAGAGTGATAGAGGCAATGGTTTGGAAGGAAACTAATTGGATAAGGATAGTGGAATTAGTTTCCTAACTATCGTGTAGCCCCTGAACCAGTCcgaggggccaatgagagtgatAGAGGCAATGGTTTGGAAGGAATTTTAGATGTCACTGTGGCTGAACAGTCTTTTCGTGTGCTCCTGTATCTGGGTGCAGGAACCACACAACctatgcgaccaagtagagctATTTAAGTTTCCATTCTTTCCCTTCTCATTActtctctcaatttttttttctatttttactaACTTATACATATTTATGTGTCCTGGGCGAGATTTCCGTCTTTCCATAGGGGActtttgtgtctaggcataaGAGCCATGCAAGCCACTTGACCGGGTAGCGTTCTTCCCCGCCCCCGCCCCTTTTTATATTGGTAGAGTCTACACAATGATCAAGTCTCACAAGTTTTTTACTTGGTTGGATGACTCACCCgagtcaaaacctagttttccaaccaTACATGATGCAAATAAATCAAATCAACCACAAAAGGGCGCACTGATTTTAACATAGAAAATCCTTCCAATGtaaaagggggaaaaacatGAGACCTGACTAATCCAGGTAAATTCCCAATGTGCAGTGAAATAAAATTTCTTGTCCAAAAATCTttttgactatttcatgaaatcaatccaaaattgaaattgaaatcataccaaatcaaccCTTAGGCcatatttggtatgatttctatttcagaaattatttgatttgatttttgcaccttatttcagtaaaataaaaaagtaaatttCACTGAAACTATGAAATAGATGAGAAgctttttcaaattcaaaattgaaaattgcattCCCTGGAGAATTGAATGCAACTAAAACAATTGAAATACCAATATTGGGGttaaaatcatctctaatcaaTGATAGAAGCTAGCAAACaccaagggggaaaaaaacctCTTTCTTAGACAATAAGATAATTCTCACCTTACAAAGTACATtcacataaacaaaatattttcatcTCAATGAGGAGGTGACATTGAAAGAATTGCATTGCatcttttcttattattttgacAAAGAAAACACGGTCATCACTTTGAGTGCATTACAATTTTGTGTGCACCATTTTTGTCGTTTTTGTGCATCACACCCTCTATGCACACATCTCTCTATACTAgctattaacaaaaaaaaaaaaaaatttaacccaaaacaaaaaacctctCTATATGATCGAGCTTCACTATTCATATATACTGCATCTTTCTGTGGTCAATCACATGATGAACTAAACAGTATCCAAGATTTAATTATACTCAACGTTCATGTTCACTACAAGTGAAAAGGAGGTTGCACGACTGGcctctatatttttttgttttttgtttttcaaagatAAAAGGTTTTATGCACGACTATGCCTACAAACCATTCGATGAGGATGATAGTCATATACAAAGAGTTGGATTCACGTTCATGTACGTGAATGTATGAGAACGACTCTCaactgttcagatggaatccatccatgtgAGTCCCacaaagtggattccatctgaacaacAGCTGGACTCTATACaaaaactctcttcttcttttaataaaaatcttGAAGAGATATGTGAGATAAATTCTTACTCTCTCCCTTAAAATATTTATctaggaagagagaaggaaggaagtgACAAAAAACTAGAGAGAATAAGTCAATCACTCTCACCATCACAGGCCCACAATCATGTAGGTCCTTCTCCTATTACACATCCCAACAAAATATGCTTGAAAAAAGCATGGTTAGCATTACATGTATGCAAccaattttttatgtttttgtctGATGAGAGCATTTACATGTAAcccctttgttttttaatgTAAGAGAATGCAACTACGATAGCTTCAATTATAATGAGAACAAGAATATCAGCATGGATCTCACATCTCATATTATATAAGTAATTTGGATTCTCTGCTGCCAGGCAGTTGTGCGGGCCAGCGTGCGACCCCACACAGGCATAAGAGGATGAGAAATTATGATGGCAGGTTGTAATCTGCATTAATTGGAACATCATGCACTTCTTTTTCTCCATAAAAAAACACTGGGAAAAGTACAAAACAGATCCGATCCGATGTAATCCAATCGCTATCCAAATCTCCCACTTCCCTCCAGCGTCATGGTTTTAGAGATCCAAAGTGGACCGGGGGAATCGTTTCATCCGGATTGATATCGACAGTCCTCGAGTCAGATTCTGGATTCTTGGCCGATCCCATATTGGTGGATCAGTATAGGCAAagtgttagaaaaaaaaaaatctttctaattaaaagacaaataGTAAATCTTGTCTGATCCATACCAGTCCAGTGCCTTTCCAGCGCACCCGAAGATGGAGATCATCCAGCACAGCAGCCGAAGGCCACAAATGGCCTTGGTGCCATTCGAACGACGTGGATTGATGAAGCACAGTTGATCATGAGCATGGTGCATGCGATGGAGAGAAGGATTTCACTCCTCAATTCCAACTCGATCCACGCCATTTGACACCCTGGCCACATATCGATGCTTGCTGCCGTGCTGGACGATCTCCAGCTCAAGGATGCGCTGGAGGTGAAACCAATCCGATCCAGACCGATACATAACAATCCGAATCATTATCGATCGGGGCACCGATCATTGAgatctgataccgattcctaaaaccgATCACTCCAGACCAGAGACTGTGAcacttgtccttttttttttggcctaaTTTCGTCGTTTTTGGCGAAAACAACCAATGACGATGCTATAGATGAAACCCTTCACGAGATCGTCGAAATGAAGCTTGAAGCCACACTCGTTGCAGTCTTTTGGTAAGTAACGGATAATCCCGAAGatattttgtaattaatttttttttttgggtaagatatGTTTTAGTTAATTTAAAACGAACAACAACAGAAGATAATAAAGCTCTCCTCTCGTCTCTTTCGCTGGAAATCTTAACAAAGCATACtcgtttttcttttctttttatttgctCCAAGTCCTTCCGGAGACGCAGTTAGAGCCCGTCAGATCGATGGAAGGCCTTGTTCGATGCTCTGCGAATTACGTTCCTTTGTCTCCCATAAGCTTCCTAGAGAGGTCAGCCTGTGTTTTCAGAGACAGGGTATCGATTGTCTCTGGTGATATCAAATATACATGGGGAGAAACGCGAGAACGGTGCCTTAGACTTGCTTCTGCTCTTACCCAGATGGGAATTTCTCCTTTCGACGTCGTAAGTTGTTGAAATCTTTTTTATTCaccattttttctttcattaataATTTCCTTCTGTTTCGTTATTCTGGGATTTTATTTACTTCTatgatttattttcttctcacgccctttttttcccccttaattCTTTGAATTTGATGTCTACTTCTCTCCAATGTTTTAAGATATGCAttatggcttttttttttttcttaattctttGGTTAGCCTCACTGCGTTATTGTCACTGAGGGTTTCTTTGTTCTCATcagtttggatttttttattttttatttttggattagtttcattttgattttttctttttaaaatatagtGCATAACTTCATATAAATTGGATTATAGCATAAGAAATTGGTGATTTGgcatgccttttttttttttttttttttaaatatttgtacttatttaattatttgatacTCCTACAGCTTAATTGTTTCTAATGTGTTGATCTCAGTTTGCCCAGCAACAGTCATTGCTTCTGTTGTTCTTCAGTGAAATAAAGGATTTAATTAGATGTCTAgttttcttctccaacaacagagATTATTTTTTAACATGAATCACCTAGTGATGAAAGAGGAACATGTAATAACTCTGCTActttacaaacaaaaaaaaaaaaaaaatgatcaaatttcTTGGTTACATCAATTTAGGAGAATTTGCAAGAATAGAATAGTCCTTGTTGATCAAATTAGTAAGGTGTCCCTAACCTTAGATAAGGGGATATAATTGTTAAAAACAGAATGACAGAAAAAAATGGTTGTGGTCAGCATCTGATGTCTTGGGTGCTGTCCCAATGCCATCCTGCTGaatagaaaagaggaaaaaagagcGGTCCAAATAAACCCCCCTCAAATGATAGAGATGATAGGCAATTGGGATGGATCAGGCACAGTGCTCGGCATCATGGATGACCCTTCAAAACACTGGTCTGCACGGGTCCATGCTCATGGTTATTTGACTCATATATGATATACATAATAATATCCGTATGCAggtctcttctcctttttttatctcttttgggtttggggagggCGGGTTCCTTCTTCAGTCTGAAGGTATGGGGGAAAAAACCAGCCTCTTATTTTCCTTGCATTTAACCTGCAAGGTAGATATAGAACA harbors:
- the LOC122657905 gene encoding butanoate--CoA ligase AAE1-like isoform X2, with product MNFLSKSFPFRFISLLRSRRCLLQRYQLLHISENGKGESLKSKEGLEQCSANYVPLSPISFLERAARVYRDRTSVVYGTVKYTWGETLERCLRLASALIQKGISRGDIVAVLASNIPAMYELHFGVPMAGAVLCTLNTRHDSATISALLRHSEAKIIFVDYQFLEVAHVALDLLSKTTAKQPLLVLILDSQGVTSEDLEYEGLLASGQPEFDIIRPNNEWDPITLNYTSGTTSSPKGVVYNHRGTYLNTLSTVLLHGMGMMPIYLWTVPMFHCNGWCLTWGLAAQGGTNICLRKVSAQGIFDSISVHKVTHMGGAPTVLNMIVNAPVNQRRPLPHKVEVMTGGSAPPPQVLSNMEELGFNVSHLYGLTETYGPATLCTWKPEWDSLPLHERAKIKSRQGLHHLGMEEVDIREPVTMKSVPPDGKTMGEVMFRGNTVMSGYYKDPRATQEAFNGGWFRTGDLGVKHADGYIEVKDRSKDIIISGGENISTIEVESVLFSHPAVLEAAVVGRPDDHWGETPCAFVKLKDGTNVNAEEIIHFCRERLPAFMAPRTVVFEDLPKTATGKTQKYVLRQKAKAMGSLFRRKE